The Solanum dulcamara chromosome 2, daSolDulc1.2, whole genome shotgun sequence region accaattcttagacataacaaaatatgtataacaacttatatcaatcaactcttagacataacaaaatatgtataacaactcatatcaatcaactcatatcaaacatgaagcatttatcaatttctcaacttatcaatatcaacataacaaaatcaagttaatagatgtataaactcattaggacataaatatatcaagaaaacccaattcaaagaagatgtagggaacatggtgaattcaatccatatttttagtagccttatataccttagagtagattttgaagaaaccttgatgttaggtcttcaatggaaaacttaaatccttgattattatttttttggcaaatcttgttggagatgatttggaagagatgaggataaagattagggttctttggaggtgagAAGACTGCAAAAGTGATCCCAAAACGttccaagttcgtatatataggtattaggtaattttcccaaaataccCCTACAAAATCTGGAAATCGGCCAAAGTTCGCTGCAGGTCCTCTCTGTTCGaccaagcataacttttgactacGAACTCGAAAAAATACAATCTTAGtggaattggaaagaagactcaaagacatttaatttgataggtcatgggccacccaattcattatattttaggagatgtggtcgtttgaagttgacccttatacgaactcatttggaaacttagccgagaggaattctttggacttggcttgattTTTGGGATCCCtcatgaccctaaatcacatctaatataCTTTAAATACATATGAATCAATCATAGATCATATATACATTTTGAAACTttcgagttcaagcctatacgcataCGAAGAACGATCTGAATCTTAGCGTAGAAATTTTGAGGTGTCACAGATACTCTCAAAAACTAAATATACTttgactatacatgaaatatacactgattataatgcatatacaatgaatgaccattttttggtaattattttTGCCGAATGGCCATGTGACGTAATTACcccttaaaaaaacttaaattattaaaaaaaattaatgtaacatatataagatattttaaattattcataaaaaataatatattatgtatctataattacaaaaaaaatatgtatttaattTGTTGACTCGgttatttctttgattttttgaaCAAACtcaaaaccaaaatcaaaaaaatattatcaagttttaaaaatgtaaaaccaaaccaattcaaactaaaatcaatttatttattcGGTTTGATTCGATTCGGTTCGAATTGAGCTTTACCCAAACCGTGAAAACCCCTACACACAGGCGAATCTAGAATTTGAACATTATAAATTTTGCGTATTAATAAACCTTATAATCAACCATTTGCATTATTGGGTtcgaaatttatatttttaattttttttttttacatatttaaCAGATTTCCTAATACACAAACAAGGTTTGTGCCAAAACAATTGAATTCACTTAAACTTAACTCATACTTCATCCGCTTTGATTCATTTGTCTGGTTTTAATTTAACAggaaatttatgaaaataaataaaaaaatttgaaatttatggtctaaaattaaagatatgtgaaatgtatcaaaatattctttaatcttGTTATCTTAAAGATGCCACAAAAAAATTGAGATCAATGAGTTACCaaaaaagatattattttttaaactaaaaAGGAAACTAAGAAAAGTTGAAATCTTATATATACATCCCTTGTATAGCCATGATTCCTCATTCCTCCCCGAGCCCCCTTCAAACCTCATAAGAATATAAAAgttgacttttttttatatacattatTGTTCTGCAACATTCCGAGACACACTTTCTTTCTATATCAGGATCAGTCAGTTCATCCCTTCCTTCACCATGCAGAGTTTTATGGGAATCGAACCCGAAACCTCAAGCTCCTTTACGGGGATTGCCTTTCACCAATTGAGTTGCAGCCTTTTTTGTGACAATTTCCTCTCTGGGCCCACATATTCAGGTATTGTCTATGTTAGGGTCAGCAGTTCATCCCTTCCTTCACCCTATAGGGCTTCGTGGGAATCGAACTCAGAACCTCAAGCTCCTTTACATCCACCTCAGAGCATCACCTTTCACCAATTGAGCTGCAGCCTTTTTTGTGACGATCCCCTCTCTGGGCCCTCATATTCAGGTATTGTCCATGCCAGGATCATACAGTTCATCCCTTCCTTTACCCTGCATTTGGTGAAAGGCGATCCCCTGAGGTGGATGTAAAGGAGCCTGAGGTTCTGGGTTTGATTCCCACGAAGCCCTGCAAGGTGAAGGAAGGGATGAACTGGTTGACCCTGGCATAGACAATACCTGAATATGTGGGTCCAGAGAGGGGTCGTCACAAACACAAATGAGAAATGCAACTTTtccattaaaaaaatgatatgataaataaacGCAAGTAGTCAGTGCACTAcaccaaatataatttttatcgATAATTAATTAACGATAATAATAACTATTGTTAAATATATCTTTTAAGAGTTAATTATTAGTGACAAATTACATTTTAGCCCTCTTTGTAAATACCGTTAAAGTCTATAGCCATATTAAATTTAATGACAattaacaaataacgataaaaattttaatctctttattaatgtatgttgctaaaaattattttttttgagcgGTGGCACCTTTACGATTTGACTTATAAGTCTACAAGATGTCAGAAGGAATTAAAATGAGAATATGTTACTTTGTTTGAGGAATGCAGATTTAGAAGTTTCcttttaataaagaaaatgaaaacaATATAATATGTTTTAGAGTAAGTTAtcaccaattttatttttagattgaTCTCTTTTTCtaatggaggcttgcctccggtgtgttatatgacaagaaggtgccaccacaatttaagggcaagttctacaaagtggtcgttagaccagctatgttatatggggcggagtgttggccagttaaggtctcccacgtgcaaaagatgaaggttgccgagatgagaatgttgagatggatgtgtgggcatactaggagtgacaggattagaaatgaggctattcgagaaaaggtaggagtggcctcggtggaagacaagatgcgggaaatgcgactgagatggtttggacatgtgaagaggagagtcccagatgcaccagtgcggagatgtgagaggctggccatggatggtttcagaagaggtaggggtaggccgaagaaatattggggagaggtgatcagacaggacatggtgcatttacgacttaccgaggacatgaccctagataggagggtgtggaggacacacattagggtagaaggctagtacatagtggttttattctcccttattcatatgcgtattaacgcactatgatttcttgtactctgctgtacgttatttatggtatttatgttattatccaataataatatctactgttttttgtgctttgattatactattgtttggaccgttttcgtcatctacttatttactctaatattcttgtctgacctttttctatgcttttattgagccgagggtctttcggaaacagccgtcctacattggtaggagtcaggtctgcgtacactctaccctccccagaccccacgatgtgggattttactgggttgttgttgttgttattgatcTCTTTTTCTACAATGTTTAAGCAATTATAGAGAATACAAAAAAGAACTCTGGGGTGATTcaaggaaaaaataattaggaTTATTCTAGAAGAGAAGAGTAAAATCTCTAGGGTCAGatgtcatttattttttaatcagAATTGCTAGATTACTTTAGTTATAGTATTACAGTTAAAGGCATCCAAAATTAAGGGTGACAATTTCAGCctatataaaatgaaagaagtTTATTTAactcatatttatttaaatggattattcatattttttatatgagtaaatacaatcaatttatctattttaaaggttataaatataatcaaaatgggtaaaatatgaaaatttatataGACCACATAGATTACTCAGAAAATTCTTAATCCACATAAATTACTCAGAAAATGCAGCTTTAGAAGTTtcccttctctctctctctcttttttgtttgttaaataatatataaataaaataaacagaAGTACGGATGAACTTAAAAGAGCAAGAGCTTTCTCTACATTTGATTAGGAGACCATAACCCGTTTATAGTTACacatgtttttgtaattttattttaattcatcATTAAATTAGGAGTTGTATCTGAGTATCTATACATAAgattctatattttattatgaGATGTTTTATAGACCTATTTAACTTTAGACGATTTTTCATAAAACATGTTAGTATGGGTGTTAATTACTCATTGCaacaatatttttaataattacatATCTTATTTGAATCGGCCTCTAGATACATTGTATCTGACGCACTGGATGAATATATCTCGCTTAAAACTATCTATTTTTTGCTCACCTCTCTTCTCTCTCCTTTTTTATATCTGTTTTTCACAATTTCATGTATTTGTGTATTCAGCATCAAATATGCATTGATATATCTATTGTATATGTATCTATATTAATTCCATTCAGCATATCCAATTTCAATTTCATCCAGTGTATTCAATATTAAATATCTCGTGTATCTGTATTCAGTATCAATTTTATATATCCAGCATCAAATATGAGTTGAGTATCCGGTGTATCTGTGCATAAATACATATTGGTCGTGAGAGGGCGCTGAGGTATCCAGTGTATTTATTATAGATACAAGTATTTGATAACAAATATCCATTGATACATTTACTAAATAAATTAGTATCAAATATGTGTTGATGTATcaagtgtgtgtatatatatatatattatattagaagaagaaaatgatgaTACACTGAAAATCACCTAGATTCACTACAAAAGTATCAATGAAACTCATTACAAATTTGGggtaacaacaacaataccacCCTTGCAATTGACTTTTGAAAATAAGTACTTCAATCTAATTTCCAACTCAGTCATTCAAATCTTAAGTTGCAATTGATTggtaagaagaagagaaagaggaagGAAAGAGGCGAACAGGTTGATTTGTGAAAGTGACGTATggatatgtttttttaaaaaaaaactatcatTTGGTTGAATAGTTATATTAGGGATGTTTGCTTAGTTAtgtagtttttaaaaaaaatttaaacctTGGTGATCATCCTTTTAACTTTGGTCAATCTTTCAAGGATGACATCtaacataaaattattttttgatatatatatatatatatatatatatatatatatatatatatgtgcgcGCGCTAGTCCATAAATTCTACGAAAACGGATTTCACAAATTTACCTCTCAGATTATGCCAtcatcaaatttaaaatatgtgtAGAATCTGAACTCGTCCTATATCTTACAAAATCTTTCAataatttctcttatttttatgtaaaatttCATCTAAGTTATCATATAAAATAATCGTTCTTCAGAAGCTTGCCAGTTAGAAGCCTATCACTTTTGCCCCTCCCTCTTGGTCATCACATGAACTTGTTCCTTAGCACCCACAAGTCaaatagaagaaaaagagaaaccaCATTCCATCAACTTTGGGTTCAATTAaatactaattttaaaaaaagttttacaTGAATGTCTTTCattgtaaaaaaaatttcacaagacaAACGTTTTAGTTGTACCTAAAGGACCACAATGGAACAGATGTAAAAAAAGTGGCAGACTTCACTTTATGATTCTCTTCACCAAAATTTGTCCCTTGACAatgagcatatatatatatatgaagttgTAAATGAACTGCACACCATTTTCATTGGAAAATTCTCTAGTGAAAATGTTGTTAGATGCTTTTGTGTATTTTAAAAAGACAACTTCCAAATTACCCTACTGGATTCTTTTCTCACAAGTACaattacatatatatgttgaaatGTATGAACTCATTTTATCTCAAAGTTTAAACCgttaaaaatatattcttttatttatttaggccACCAATAATTTCTAGTTTGTGGTAAGAAGCAGATTcagaatttttaatttatggatTCTAGATTGCACGACAACTTATTTGGTTCATAGTAGATTATTTCTAcctattaagtaattttttaaatcacAACTACATGTTTTAAAGAAAAGTTATTGAGTTATGTTGAATTCGTAAGAAATGATGTAGATCCGCCCCTTGTTGTGTTTGGGTGCATCAGATGGGCACAAGGGGCAGATTTAGCTTAAATTTACCATGTGAAACTAAATTCAGTATTTTTTTATACGGACCATAAAAAGTTAAATCGTTAAGTTTTAATCCTAAATTCGCCTTTAAATTGGCACCACCGACGAATGTTAATTATCTAAATTTCAATTTCCAAAATTTTCTAGATATTTCAATTGGGGATTTTAAGTATTGAATCATTTGATGTGGGGTTTTTTACTctttaattatttgatgttaACCAAGGTAGTTAATTGTTCCTTTCAATGAACTTACTTTTTTTAGTAGCATGACTTTGCATGACAAATAAAGAATAGAATCTTTCATCTTCTTGTATAAAATGCCATCCAGCTAATTTcccctaattgaaattgaactttatatatatatatatatatgctatttttcatcttataattaattatattcctattttgaaataataggaaaaaataCTTTAGAGAACATTGTTTCTATCACCAATAGCAATATTCTGAAATAATGTTCACTTCAAGTATTGGTTCCTATTACTTCCAGATATAAAATTACCAGATGAAGAATATATCTAATAAAGTAGCAGTTCCATCAATAACAATCTATGCACTAATAATAAACATCTTAATTCAGGGTTGACATTGTGGTAAAATCTTACATCACGCTCTTTACATCAAATTAATACATGCGTGCCAATCATGTGTTTGAATTTAtaacatttttatttaattaataattaattaatatgtatttttactttaataaatcGCTCATTCATGGTAAGTTATACTCCATCTAATTTaattgtttgtcttatttttctttttagtccgtTTAATAAAGAGtgtttctttctttatttggcaattttttaatttcaactttccacatgacatgtttaagattaCAGAATTaaattaaaggacattttgatacattctatatatctttttttatttaaatctgGATCACGTAGATTCATTCCAACAAGATTTTCATCATACTCAGTGCTCGAACCTGAAACATTTGGTTAAAAATGAAGCAGTCACACCATTGTACTACAATTCATGTTGGTACGTACCTTTAGTTTAAGactataaaattcaaaaatctattttactttcttaaactccataCCAAGTCAAAAtcaatcaaataaattgaaataaaaggGATAATAGTTTCTACATTTTCCTGCAGTTATCTTCTTGTGACCTCGATAGCGtaatattatgttatattgtTAGCGTATAGAATTTAAAACACATTAGAATAAAGTGATAATGACACTGCATTGGAAATATTGGAACAAAGGAtcattaaccaaaaaaaaaagaagaagcaacatagcatcaaaatctatctttatttatataaataaataaaaaatggaaCGGTCTACATAATGAAGAACATATTCTGTACTcgtttataagttgttttaaatttgaaaaaaaaaaaattgtacatCAGCAACCATTATAAATAGGGTGCTTGCAAAACTCTAAGCTCCAACATATTAAAGTCTTAAAACTAGAAgttaaaacaaaaaagaagagggaaaatcttcaaaaaaaaaaaaaaaaaaatccttgaagaaaaatgggTGGTTTCTACTACTCAACAAGTTGGCCTGAATTTAACAACATGCCAATCACACCACAAATCAAGAGGACTCAAGTCATTGCTTTCCACTCTTCAACAAAATGGAGGCTCCATTTTGATTCTTTGAAAGATACAAACAAATTGGTAATGATCATTTTACACTATATATCACTCTATTGTAACATGTTGTAGAACTCGTTTCAATTAGCTGATGGTAAATAATTGATAAGCTTTAAGagttgataattatttttaagtgtTGAAACTGAAGATAGAAGTGTTGAAACTGGTAACCATTTTGATTCTTcaaaagatacaaaaaaattggTAATCACGTTACACTATCACCCTATTTTAACCTACTCATGTAGAGGCCGTTTCAATAAGTTGATGGTAAATAGTTGATAAGCTTTAAGTActgaaaatcatttttaagtGTTAGAAActgattttataaataaacagtatACGTATTCAAATAGAAGCGTTGAAACTGATAACCATATTGATTCTTTGTACAAATAGGTGACCATTATGATTTTGGAGCaactttttgttttgtttttttttaattattttctctaaTGATATATTGTAAATTATTAGATGTTGCTAATAATTTCCCCTGTTTCTACTAGGTTGTTATTGACTTTACAGCTACATGGTGTGGTCCTTGcaaaatcatggatccaattaTCAATGACTATGCTGCCAAATATACAGACGTTGAGTTTGTCAAGattgatgttgatgatttaaTTGTATGAGCTTATTCTCTTTAACTTCAGAATcctttccttcttctttttttcgaGTTTAAGTTTTATAGATTGACGTTTTTACACAATCAAGTCCACTCATAAGATAAACGTTACAATTTTGTAAAAACAAAAGTTTATAATGTCAGTGTATATATCTTAAAATCCTTTTCAATGATACTAATTGCTCGAATCTTGGACGATTGAAAACAGGATGTAGCTCAGGAATACAAGGTTGAAGCGATGCCAACGTTCGTGCTGATAAAGAAAGGGAAGGTTGTTGACAAGATTGTGGGAGCAGATAAAGATGGACTAcagaagaaagttgagaaacacaGAGCTAACTTATACTAAGCTAACCAAAGGGAAATATTAAGGAATAAAATTCATGTCTTTGCGCGAATTTTCAAGTGGATGAGATAGATCGATCGAGTGTTTCAGTTATCATTTTTTAACTAATACAACTAGCTGTGTATTCATCCCCAGTTCTGAttgtaaaatttcaaaaaggCTGATTAAAGCACTATGTTTTTTGTTACATTTATTTGAATAAGAAAATGTCTATCTGGTTTTTGTGTTCATAAGTCTTTTCCACAAAAAGTATTGATATGATCAATAAATGCAAATACATAAAAGTTTGCAAGATGTCAAACAAAATTAAATTGAGAATATATACTTTTCTTGGGGTCAGCTTGAAAGAGTTTTTCTTTTAAACAAAGAATTTGAACAATATAATTGTTTGTGTTTTCAAAAAAGAAGATGATCGAAAGTATTGATTGAAATTTGTCTCTTAatattttaagagtcataaGAGGgctttaaataactaatttttaaccaaaactttgcacatttaaaaattttaaaaattaaaaatatctcaacaacctaaactatcaaataaaaaaaattaaatttaaataaagtaAACTCTTCTTACCACTAAACTTAATAAATACTATTTTGAAGAAATGATCAGGCGAACTTTTATATTTGTATGAGTTTGTATTGTAAACCCTTCTACTTACCTCTTTGTCATCTGAACCCCTAAACACCTTGaaatacaatattttaaacATTGTTTTTGACTTGGCATCCTATGTAGCATGACTAAGCAAGTAGCGTGTGAATCACATTTTGTGAAAGCGTGAGACAACTTAAAAAGTgtttaaaaatcaatttttaaaataaataaaaaattatttcttcttcAACCATCTTCCCCTGCCCCCACGCCCCACCCACCCCAATTTTTCTTCTACTCCGGCAATTTTCCCCTTGCTAACCCTCAACTTTCTTCCCCTCTTCAATAAATTCACCCACCAcactcatttttttttcttcaaaatcacCCGCCacactctctttttcttcttcttcatcatcaacCACTGTCCTCTTTTATAACAAATTAAAACCCCACCCCTATTTCTTTTTGCccccattttttaaaaattttgaggtTTAGATTCAAAAAATTGAGATCATTATTTGTGTCCGTTAGATTCAAAAAGGAGGTGTAGGTATGATTTAGCATAAGGGTGATGATGGGtaggaaaaaatttaaaacctcCATTGATAAgtttgagaaagcttgaagAATAACAAATGGGTCTTATGAATTTGtgaaattaattcaaatttgtGATTGTGGCTAGTTGGATTTGTAGTTGAAATTTCAGGTCAAATAGAGAAGAATTTCATTTATTTGACATGAATTTGATGCTAAAATTGTGAACGAATATGAAGATGGAAGAATATGgctatttaaaaaaaatcagaatTTGCAAAAGtgacatatttaatttttttattttttaatatttaatttcttaTGTGTCAttgaaaaatgatatgaaattacACGTGTAATCAGTTGGATTACACACATACtaatcaaataagaaaataatttaaaatactgTGTTTTAATAGATTTAAGGGATCAGTTAACAAATGATATAGTAAAAGGGTCCAGAATATCAGACCATTTCACATACTATTTCCAACACTTCTTAGCTTCATTtgctataatatgaaatatggctcttcttcaatttctacTTTTGGCGGTTAgtcatgaattttttttgacagCTTTTGAACTTGCACACTTTTTTAGGATgacatttttcttcttctggaACTCAATTTCCTTTCTTTTTACCATCACATGCTTTAAGTATTTTCTGTAACAATATTCTTGTTTTGTTGATTGGAAGTAATTTTGTAACTTTTCTATTCAAACAGGAGATATTTATATGAAGTAGCAGTGTCTTGAAAATCattcaaacaaatatatatagtcgCTCTACAGTGAAGTCTGAATTTATACCTTTAGACAAGACTggtaaaaaatattgaatagcTCTAGAATTTCTTAGAAGATATTTCATTTTGGTCCAAACGATGGGCTTCTATATGTATACATCATGATAGCTAAACAACAATTTATATATAACGGAAAGTCTCATCACACATCGGTGAAGACATAATATTGTTAGACAATTACTCTCTGTAATAATCACAGTTGATTACGTAAAGTTAAGAGATAATGTGTCAGATCTACTTACAAAAGACCTAATTAGAGAGGTGGTTGAAAGATCATTGAAGGAAATGAGACTATGATCGAGAACAAGTCATTGTGGCGATAACTCTACCTAGAAGACCGGAGATCTCAAGATCTAAGTTCAAGaagatcaaacaaagtcattAGTGACGGttcaatataaataatttttgaccCATTCTCGTGATGAGACAATGTTCCATATCAAAGATAGAGTGTTAAGACGTTTTAATGGTTTCTAAGTTTGATATGGGGTATATCAAATAGTgtatctgtgggataacacgTTTAGGAATCACTTATGTAAGTGTGAAGCATACACTGCTTCAAGGAGAATTTTGTAAGACCAATACTCTATGCACTAACGAGCCAGACAATGTTCATGgatgaaacaaataaaaaagtgaGAACTAAAGATGGTCAAAAGATTAATTGTGTggattatgttatttatgtataCACCAAAGCTCGACGATTCATTCAAATCTACcaattaattaagtatatccGATAAATATTCACTACGAAAAGTTCAAAGgaaaatttatttattcagatgcaattaatctttaCACGAATCACACATGTTAATGCATGTTTTTTCATCATATAATCATTCTCCATTCATATGCGGAATTATTGGATTTTAAAAGgcatgaatgaaaaatgaagtGTTTTTCCAAAAAGACACCAAGAGAAAGGATGCAATTTGAATAACACATTTTCACATTGAATGAATTGTAACTTTTTCGATGGGTAATGACTTTTCTTATAAGGCATAATAGCACTTGttcatattaccctttattggctataaatagaggagtttcttctcatttttttgcatcgaattttttaatattcttctgcatattttcttacaaacaaaaatatagaaTCATAGTGTATTTGTTACTTTGAATTCGACGAAATTATTGacgtttgaggtaccgctacacCAATAATAGGCAAATCTATTTTACCCTAGGAGGAAACAATTCATAATTGTAACGACATGTTCCCGTCGTTACGGATTAGCTAATGGGGAAGAAAATCGGGTTAGAAAACTTTCGGGTAgtgacttgaaaattttgagcctTGGCTAAATTTGGACGAAATCTAAGTCAGATGAGGTCTAGGGTAATCCGGGAATAGATGGGGGATTGAATTGTTAGTTTGATCAATTGAaatgatagccaagatgatacggaGTTTGTACGGCTTTACGGAATCGATTTTGGGTGAGTACAACTTCCGAAATCAATCTTGGCATGAAAGGCTAATTTTAAATGCTAAGGTTggagggtgtgttgtgaaatggaaGTTTGAAGCTTAAGTTTTGAGCTCTTTGTTTCCATGCATCTCGCCAGCGAGGGGCTGCTAGAGCGAGATGTGGGACGCAAcacaaaaatagggaaaaacCCCAGAAACAGTATTTTTCTGCAAAAATTGTTCTTAAGAGTTAAGAGGCGACCCAAGGCACTTTTTCATcgattttccatgaattctcgcGCCAAAGACCAAGAACAAGACGAACGAAatcgaaaagggaaagctccagcGGTTTAGAGTTTCCAAAAGCTTGGTTCGgataggtgatggttttgtcttcctgtatatgatatatgtgcTTGATAACTGTTTCATTGTATGCATACATGTAtgtgaatagggaaagataaaACGAACCATGCAAAATGACTATTATTGTCTCTGGCTTGCAatgaacttgttcttgatagATATGACTGTTGAACTATTCATTGTAATTGTGATTGGTTGTGTATgcttggatcaggtgtcacatttcgacacgtAATTGAATCGGATTTCACTTTCCGACACAAgcttggatcgagtgtcacattctgacacactAATAGgtgtttgtaggtcccatgagaggacccttctTTGAAATTGCATGATAATTGGGACTGTTAATCTGTATGTATGCTTAAGTACTGGATATGAAATGATAAGTGGTAAGATACTCTATATGTATGTGTTTACTGTGTTGTAGTTACTTGCTCATGTCTCACTTATTGGCTAACCGCATGATCCTATCTGTACACCGTTGCTTTTTTGTACTGATATTGcacttgctctgtctttgttgagtacaggacaTCTTCCGGAGGCTATTGAGAGACCTCGCATAGAAGATCGTTGATCTGTCAGAGTTCAAGCATGAGCCAATTCGTTTAGGCTACCATGAGCTCTTTTATATCTTGGTCCTTCATTCAGGACTTAAACTTTCAAATACTTGTTTATgattttggggttgcatcccccgTTCTTTAGACTTGTTACTTCATTAGaattttggtacgatgactttcaaGTCCTAAATGTTAATTTTCAcataattgagttgattgattAGATTTTCTGAGTTTTTGGGAACTCggtcttatttcatcatttaaaactTGCTTCTGCAACT contains the following coding sequences:
- the LOC129880230 gene encoding thioredoxin H-type-like; the encoded protein is MGGFYYSTSWPEFNNMPITPQIKRTQVIAFHSSTKWRLHFDSLKDTNKLVVIDFTATWCGPCKIMDPIINDYAAKYTDVEFVKIDVDDLIDVAQEYKVEAMPTFVLIKKGKVVDKIVGADKDGLQKKVEKHRANLY